A window from Desulfovibrio subterraneus encodes these proteins:
- a CDS encoding DMT family transporter: protein MKKTSSRAGSGSVPYAAVQSTTDRLPLGPLLRVLAGGTMISFAAVFVKLVNVGPSTSVFYRVFFGGVALLILALARGERLRVGRGIWGIVLAAAFFFTLDLEAWHRSILYVGPGLATILGNFQVFILAFIGAVVFKERISLRLIMALPLAIGGLWLLLGVDVGGLPEGTIPGVIFGLLTAVFYACYILTLRRSQGVAGRLPLIMNMAVVSLGTALFSGISSQFHDVSFAIPTLQDGGYLIAYGLLCQGVGWVLLSSALPKLPAAVAGLLMLIQPTLSFIWDILLFDRPTGPLGVLGACMAIFAIWVGISGQQSAQRRTINK from the coding sequence ATGAAAAAAACTTCATCCAGAGCCGGTTCCGGCTCCGTACCCTATGCTGCTGTGCAGAGCACAACGGACAGGCTGCCGCTCGGCCCTCTGCTGAGAGTGCTTGCGGGCGGTACCATGATCAGCTTTGCGGCAGTGTTCGTTAAGCTGGTCAATGTCGGCCCCAGCACCTCGGTTTTCTACCGCGTTTTTTTCGGCGGCGTGGCCCTGTTGATTTTGGCCCTTGCAAGGGGCGAACGCCTGCGTGTGGGACGGGGCATCTGGGGCATAGTGCTTGCCGCGGCCTTTTTCTTCACGCTCGATCTTGAAGCGTGGCATCGCTCCATCCTCTATGTGGGGCCGGGGCTGGCGACCATTCTCGGCAATTTTCAGGTCTTCATTCTCGCCTTTATCGGCGCGGTGGTGTTCAAGGAACGGATATCGCTCCGCCTCATCATGGCACTGCCGCTGGCCATAGGCGGACTGTGGCTGCTGCTTGGTGTGGATGTGGGCGGCCTGCCCGAAGGCACCATTCCCGGTGTGATATTCGGTCTGCTCACTGCCGTGTTCTATGCCTGCTACATTCTCACTCTTCGCCGTTCGCAGGGTGTGGCCGGGCGGTTGCCGCTCATCATGAACATGGCAGTGGTTTCCCTGGGCACGGCTCTTTTCAGCGGTATTTCCAGCCAGTTCCACGATGTTTCGTTTGCCATTCCCACATTGCAGGATGGCGGCTATCTTATCGCCTACGGCCTGCTGTGTCAGGGCGTGGGCTGGGTGCTCCTTTCTTCAGCCCTGCCCAAGCTGCCAGCGGCCGTGGCGGGACTGCTCATGCTCATTCAGCCGACACTCTCCTTCATATGGGACATTCTGCTGTTCGACCGTCCCACGGGGCCGCTCGGTGTGCTCGGTGCCTGCATGGCCATTTTCGCCATATGGGTGGGCATATCCGGGCAGCAGTCCGCGCAGCGGCGCACTATCAACAAGTAA